One window of the Candidatus Kryptoniota bacterium genome contains the following:
- a CDS encoding DHA2 family efflux MFS transporter permease subunit — translation MTLALSDSTQVRPMSVLHHTHRFYKWLVLSNVMIGTFMAVLDASIVNVGLPTLMAAFGVTVDKIEWVATAYLLVLAVMLPTSGWVADHFGYKRTYLFALTIFTTGSLLCGMAWNENVLIAFRIIQGAGAGFLMPVGMAIVTREFPPERRGIALGFWGIAAAASVSFGPLIGGYLIDNFSWHEIFFVNVPIGLVGIFATMVIQREYKTEHTRSFDVAGFLSVAVFLTFLLLALADGNTSWNTGGWTSTFILTCFVLSGLGLIIFLLVEFNIKHPLIELRLMKDFNFGITNIVLFIYGLGMFGSTFLMPLYLQNSLNYTPFQAGLVFLPVGLLQGMTAPVAGYLSDKVDARIPAIIGVVLLSISLYLNYFLSLFSMHSQIMLPLYLRGFAMGLMWTPLSVLALTNVPRHKMAQASGLFNVIRQVGGSFGIALFATLLTRRVMFHSTNYGDGVSQYSPVFKNAMYKLELFSQHAVGGSMYQCGVRGKAIIINHVMQQAFVSAVNDDFLVAGAISIVCLIPILFLRRRKVSHNGSGNIPSTV, via the coding sequence ATGACACTTGCTCTCAGTGACTCAACACAGGTTCGTCCGATGTCGGTCCTTCACCACACGCACAGGTTTTATAAGTGGCTGGTGCTCTCAAATGTGATGATCGGAACATTCATGGCGGTCCTCGACGCGTCGATAGTTAATGTCGGGCTCCCCACCCTCATGGCTGCTTTCGGAGTGACTGTCGATAAGATCGAATGGGTAGCTACCGCGTATCTGCTTGTGTTGGCCGTAATGCTCCCGACATCCGGGTGGGTCGCAGATCATTTCGGATATAAGCGGACCTACCTCTTCGCGCTTACCATATTTACTACCGGGTCCCTTTTATGCGGGATGGCGTGGAACGAAAATGTTCTTATAGCGTTTCGAATTATTCAAGGCGCAGGGGCTGGCTTCCTGATGCCTGTTGGCATGGCGATCGTTACACGCGAGTTTCCACCGGAGAGACGTGGAATTGCACTCGGTTTCTGGGGAATTGCCGCGGCCGCATCGGTTTCATTTGGCCCGCTGATCGGGGGATATCTCATCGACAATTTTTCATGGCACGAGATTTTTTTCGTGAACGTCCCGATTGGACTTGTCGGAATTTTTGCGACCATGGTCATTCAGCGGGAATACAAAACGGAACATACGCGAAGCTTTGATGTTGCAGGGTTCTTATCTGTGGCGGTATTTCTGACATTCCTCCTGCTGGCATTGGCGGACGGGAATACATCATGGAACACAGGAGGGTGGACTTCAACATTCATCCTGACATGTTTTGTTCTGTCGGGATTAGGGCTGATAATATTTTTGCTTGTGGAATTCAACATAAAGCATCCGTTGATAGAACTCAGGCTCATGAAGGATTTCAATTTCGGAATTACAAATATAGTTCTGTTCATATACGGGCTGGGAATGTTCGGAAGTACGTTCCTGATGCCGCTGTATCTTCAGAACTCGCTGAACTACACTCCATTTCAGGCGGGACTTGTTTTCTTGCCGGTGGGTCTCCTTCAAGGCATGACAGCTCCCGTTGCCGGTTATCTTTCCGACAAAGTTGATGCGAGAATCCCCGCAATCATCGGCGTTGTCCTTCTCAGCATAAGCCTGTATCTGAATTATTTCCTTTCACTGTTCTCGATGCATTCACAAATCATGCTCCCTCTATACCTGAGAGGGTTTGCGATGGGGTTGATGTGGACTCCGCTGAGCGTGCTGGCGCTTACAAACGTTCCTAGACATAAGATGGCACAAGCATCGGGGCTGTTTAACGTTATTCGTCAGGTCGGCGGAAGTTTCGGTATCGCTCTCTTTGCAACTTTGCTCACTCGGAGAGTTATGTTTCACAGCACAAATTACGGTGATGGCGTGAGCCAGTATTCGCCTGTTTTCAAGAACGCCATGTATAAACTTGAATTGTTCTCACAGCATGCCGTCGGGGGTTCGATGTATCAATGCGGCGTTCGCGGGAAAGCGATAATTATCAATCACGTGATGCAGCAAGCTTTTGTGTCCGCCGTAAACGACGATTTTCTAGTTGCCGGCGCGATTTCGATTGTCTGCCTCATACCAATATTGTTTCTCCGCCGAAGAAAAGTCTCTCATAACGGCAGCGGAAATATACCCTCAACAGTTTGA
- a CDS encoding serpin family protein, which produces MRRSLRIFLLGVAVAAISLNYGCSHVTSPGDGKVNPPVTQVEKQVESANNSFAANLFTQVAVQEKGKNFFISPLSVSMALAMTLNGADGQTYTDMQKTLGLDGLSNSDINQSYQYLMTMFANLDPGVTFTIANSIWYRNTFPVLSSFIEVDSTYFDSDVKPLNFNDPSAAGVINSWVSNKTHGKIPDIITPPIDPSVIMYLINALYFNGNWKYIFDSTKTKPYPFYLSDGSTESDSMMVMRDSLNYYFDANFQVVELPYGDGDYSMLVLLPVNSTSTNVFASLNQTEINSIIRGLSPQDVQLTLPKFNVQYGTSLKDVLSQMGMGSAFAGNADFTRISPAGGLAISDVLHKTYIDVNEKGTVAAAVTVVIIYDTVVEPIHSGPILFNVNRPFLFLMKENHNNTIMFMGAINQPSVHISE; this is translated from the coding sequence ATGAGGCGCAGTCTCAGAATCTTCTTATTGGGTGTTGCGGTCGCGGCAATATCGCTGAATTACGGTTGCAGTCATGTGACCTCCCCGGGCGACGGCAAAGTAAATCCACCTGTTACTCAGGTTGAAAAGCAAGTCGAGTCCGCCAACAACTCTTTTGCTGCAAATCTTTTCACCCAGGTAGCTGTGCAGGAGAAGGGAAAGAACTTTTTCATTTCACCTCTCAGCGTTTCTATGGCACTGGCAATGACCTTGAACGGTGCCGACGGTCAAACTTATACCGACATGCAGAAGACTCTCGGCCTCGACGGACTCTCCAATAGCGACATTAACCAGTCGTACCAGTACCTGATGACGATGTTTGCGAACCTTGACCCGGGCGTAACGTTCACTATCGCGAATTCGATCTGGTATCGAAACACATTTCCGGTACTGAGTTCCTTTATCGAAGTCGATTCAACTTATTTTGATTCGGATGTAAAGCCCCTGAACTTTAATGACCCCAGCGCTGCAGGCGTGATCAACTCATGGGTCAGCAACAAAACACACGGTAAGATCCCGGATATTATCACTCCTCCAATCGATCCGAGTGTTATAATGTATCTTATAAACGCTTTGTATTTTAACGGGAATTGGAAGTACATTTTCGACAGCACAAAGACAAAGCCCTATCCGTTTTACTTGTCCGACGGCTCGACGGAATCGGACTCAATGATGGTCATGCGCGACAGTCTGAACTATTATTTCGATGCTAATTTCCAGGTGGTTGAGCTTCCCTACGGCGATGGTGATTACAGCATGCTCGTATTGCTCCCTGTCAACTCAACTTCAACAAATGTATTTGCAAGCTTGAATCAAACTGAAATCAATAGCATCATTCGTGGGTTGTCACCTCAGGATGTCCAACTGACACTTCCGAAGTTCAACGTACAGTACGGCACAAGTCTGAAGGATGTACTATCGCAGATGGGGATGGGGAGTGCATTTGCCGGGAATGCCGACTTCACCAGGATCAGTCCAGCGGGTGGCCTGGCGATCTCGGATGTGCTGCACAAGACTTACATCGATGTCAACGAGAAGGGGACCGTGGCAGCAGCGGTAACGGTAGTCATAATATATGACACCGTTGTAGAACCCATTCACAGTGGACCTATTCTGTTTAATGTCAACCGACCATTTCTCTTCCTGATGAAGGAGAATCATAATAATACAATCATGTTCATGGGAGCGATAAATCAACCGAGCGTCCATATTTCAGAGTAA
- the cfa gene encoding cyclopropane fatty acyl phospholipid synthase produces MSAKRYEAVVRQLLNLAGIEVNGNGPWDIQVRDQRVYKRLVTEVELGLGESYMSGWWDAQHVDEFIFKVLRANLRDKVRSNYKIAIQLAGFQLTNMQRRSRAFIIGKRHYDLGNELFRNMLDKRMNYSCAYWKNAKTLDEAQESKLRLICDKLYLKPGMKVLDIGCGWGAFGKYAAENYGVEVVGITVSTNQVSLGKELCKGLPVEFRLQDYRELNEKFDRIVSVGMIEHVGYKNYREYFKVANRCLKDDGLFLLHSIGNLLSVKSTDPWTHKYIFPNGMLPSVAQLGKAIEGLFVMEDWHNFGADYDKTLMAWHDNFLKSWDSLREKYGETFFRMWKFYLLSSAGAFRARTNQLWQIVLSKNGVMGGYQSVR; encoded by the coding sequence ATGAGCGCGAAGAGATATGAAGCTGTAGTCAGACAGCTGCTGAACCTCGCCGGAATCGAGGTCAACGGAAACGGGCCATGGGACATTCAGGTACGGGACCAAAGAGTGTACAAGCGGCTCGTTACTGAGGTGGAGCTCGGACTTGGTGAATCATATATGTCCGGCTGGTGGGACGCCCAACATGTCGATGAGTTTATCTTTAAAGTCTTGCGTGCCAACCTGCGTGACAAAGTCAGATCGAACTACAAGATTGCAATCCAACTCGCCGGGTTCCAGCTCACAAACATGCAGAGAAGGAGCAGGGCATTCATCATCGGCAAGAGGCACTACGATCTCGGGAATGAGTTGTTCCGGAACATGCTCGACAAGCGTATGAATTACAGCTGTGCCTACTGGAAAAATGCGAAGACTCTGGATGAGGCACAGGAAAGCAAGCTTCGCCTAATCTGTGACAAACTATATCTCAAACCCGGGATGAAAGTTCTTGACATCGGCTGCGGCTGGGGTGCATTCGGCAAGTATGCCGCAGAAAACTACGGCGTCGAAGTTGTCGGAATAACCGTATCGACCAACCAGGTATCGCTCGGGAAGGAGCTCTGCAAAGGACTTCCCGTGGAGTTTAGACTCCAGGATTACAGGGAATTGAACGAGAAATTCGACAGGATTGTCTCGGTCGGAATGATTGAACATGTCGGCTACAAGAATTACCGTGAGTACTTCAAAGTCGCGAACAGATGTCTCAAAGATGACGGGCTCTTTCTGCTGCACTCAATTGGTAATCTGCTGTCGGTGAAGAGTACGGATCCCTGGACCCACAAGTATATATTCCCGAACGGCATGCTCCCATCTGTCGCGCAACTGGGGAAAGCAATAGAAGGCCTCTTTGTGATGGAGGACTGGCACAATTTCGGCGCAGACTATGACAAAACGCTTATGGCCTGGCACGACAACTTCCTGAAAAGTTGGGACTCGTTGCGCGAAAAGTACGGAGAGACATTCTTCAGGATGTGGAAGTTTTATTTGTTGTCCAGTGCCGGAGCATTCCGCGCGAGGACTAATCAGCTCTGGCAGATCGTGTTGTCGAAAAACGGAGTCATGGGCGGTTATCAGTCCGTCCGGTAA